A single genomic interval of Lacrimispora sphenoides JCM 1415 harbors:
- a CDS encoding RrF2 family transcriptional regulator, whose translation MKLQITTDYAIRVIIYLAQNEDKVTTVKEMAERLGITGNYLIKIVTRLKQEGYIKSIQGPAGGYYLVKKTEDITLYDIVLVIEGEIRINRCLEEDGYCSRDASQYCPVHKIFESVQNDLIASLKRAKISEILKAGDEML comes from the coding sequence ATGAAATTACAAATCACAACAGATTATGCAATTCGAGTCATCATTTATTTAGCCCAGAATGAGGATAAAGTGACGACCGTAAAAGAAATGGCTGAGAGGCTGGGCATTACTGGTAATTATCTTATTAAAATTGTTACGCGTCTCAAACAAGAAGGTTACATAAAGTCTATACAGGGACCTGCCGGGGGATATTATCTGGTGAAAAAAACGGAAGATATTACACTGTATGATATCGTTCTGGTGATAGAGGGAGAAATTCGTATTAACCGCTGTCTGGAAGAGGACGGGTATTGCAGTAGAGATGCTTCGCAGTACTGCCCCGTACATAAAATTTTCGAGTCTGTCCAGAATGATTTGATTGCCAGTTTAAAAAGAGCAAAGATCAGTGAGATATTGAAAGCCGGGGATGAGATGCTTTAG